The proteins below are encoded in one region of Reichenbachiella sp. 5M10:
- a CDS encoding ABC transporter ATP-binding protein, translated as MSQILEVHKLSKTYQSGEKNLTVLDQISFSLEAGKSLAIVGPSGSGKTTLLGLCAGLDRIDTGSVSIAGHVLDQLSEDQKAQVRNENVGFVFQNFQLIPTLTALENVMIPLELLGDKNALQEATALLDQVGLADRKNHYPSQLSGGEQQRVALARAFSNRPKILFADEPTGNLDEETGAKIEKLLFDLNRDKGTALVLVTHDIELAHKTDHLIRLKGGKVFESDLLSQTHAQS; from the coding sequence ATGTCACAGATTTTAGAAGTTCACAAGCTCTCCAAAACATACCAAAGCGGAGAAAAAAACCTTACCGTATTAGATCAAATTTCCTTCAGTCTAGAAGCAGGAAAATCCCTTGCGATCGTAGGTCCCTCTGGCAGTGGCAAAACCACTCTACTCGGACTCTGCGCAGGATTAGATCGAATCGATACAGGCAGTGTCAGCATAGCAGGGCACGTCCTTGATCAACTCAGCGAAGATCAAAAAGCGCAAGTACGCAACGAAAACGTAGGCTTTGTCTTTCAGAACTTCCAACTGATCCCTACGCTCACAGCACTAGAGAATGTAATGATCCCCCTCGAACTCCTCGGTGACAAAAATGCACTTCAAGAAGCTACAGCTCTCCTCGATCAAGTCGGGCTGGCAGATCGAAAAAACCACTACCCGTCCCAACTCTCAGGAGGAGAACAACAGCGAGTAGCACTGGCACGCGCCTTCTCCAACCGTCCCAAAATCCTCTTCGCCGACGAACCCACCGGCAACCTAGACGAAGAGACAGGTGCTAAAATCGAAAAATTGCTCTTCGACCTCAACCGAGACAAGGGCACTGCCCTCGTACTCGTGACCCACGACATAGAGCTCGCCCACAAAACCGACCACCTCATTCGTCTCAAGGGCGGAAAAGTATTTGAATCCGATCTCCTCAGCCAAACACACGCTCAATCTTGA
- a CDS encoding ABC transporter permease, producing the protein MSHTWLLRMAWKDSRRSRSKLLLFTLSITIGIAALVAINSFKENLNDEINNQSKSLLGADLEVYSQKPFTAEQMGLIDSMGQIRSLQSRFSSMIYFPQTGATRLIQVRTLKGDYPYYGVIETSPVSAATEFKSGLYALVDETLMIQYNANIGDPVKIGQLEFQIIGKLQSIPGQNSVNTAVAPVVYIPHQYLQQTGLVERGSRVYYSYFFKTDQEIIEEEFDETYKDRLEELSLRYETVDKRKKNTSIAFNNTTIFLNMSAFIALLLGSIGIAGAVYSYLQEKKRSVAILRCLGLGGKQAFLIYLYQVLVMGSVGSLIGVAIGTSLQLFMPGWVEGLVPFSIQTRFYWLTALEGLFIGIVVTLLFSLLPLLSILKVSPLNSIRSEFESENDQKGLLVKSSLYGLITLFLFSFSYFQIREWDQAAIFIGGLLVTFVLLWALSKGLIYLAKITSSPSWSFLFRHGVANLHRPKNQTGLLIITVGMCTMLISIMYFSRHVLLDQITLAGSKERPNMVLFDIQTHQKDEIEKVIMDFDLPVVQNVPVVTMRLLEYNGITKKEASQDSTLEIPDWLYNREYRVTFRDSLISSETLTEGQLRTHQPNDSIFISVDEGFAERRKWKLGDKIIFNVQGALMKTYIGSFRKIDWRRIQTNFLVLFPTGILEEAPQFHVLVTKVKDNQQSASFQQTIVKHFPNISIIDLELVLQTVEEVLTKISFVIQFMALISVLTGLLVLINSIVLSKSQRIKDSVLLRTLGAKSKHIMSVIAIEYIALGLIAATTGLLTAHLLTWVLSVTLFEAEYTIDFASTGYLLLVVTFSTLGMGLLNMRPVLNETPLTILRRES; encoded by the coding sequence ATGTCCCACACCTGGCTACTCCGCATGGCCTGGAAAGACAGCCGACGCAGCAGATCCAAACTCCTACTATTCACACTATCCATCACGATAGGCATAGCGGCACTAGTTGCCATCAACTCCTTCAAAGAAAACCTCAACGACGAGATCAACAACCAATCTAAGTCCCTACTCGGCGCAGATCTGGAGGTATATTCTCAAAAGCCCTTCACTGCAGAGCAAATGGGCTTGATAGATAGTATGGGGCAAATTCGTTCTCTACAGAGTCGTTTTTCTTCCATGATATATTTCCCTCAAACGGGAGCTACCCGATTGATACAAGTCAGAACTCTAAAGGGGGATTACCCCTACTACGGCGTGATTGAAACGTCTCCAGTTTCGGCAGCCACAGAATTCAAATCAGGACTCTATGCACTCGTAGATGAGACTCTGATGATACAGTACAATGCCAACATCGGTGATCCCGTCAAGATAGGGCAACTAGAATTCCAGATCATAGGAAAATTACAAAGCATACCAGGTCAAAACAGTGTCAATACTGCCGTAGCTCCAGTAGTCTACATCCCACACCAATACTTACAGCAAACAGGACTTGTCGAGCGAGGCAGCCGCGTGTACTACTCCTACTTTTTCAAAACAGATCAAGAAATTATCGAAGAGGAATTCGATGAGACGTACAAAGATCGACTCGAGGAGTTGTCGTTGCGCTATGAGACAGTCGACAAACGCAAGAAAAACACCAGCATCGCCTTCAACAACACGACCATATTCTTGAATATGTCCGCATTCATTGCTCTCCTCTTGGGGAGCATTGGCATAGCAGGAGCAGTCTACAGCTACCTCCAAGAGAAAAAACGCTCTGTGGCTATCCTCAGATGTTTGGGGCTCGGTGGTAAACAAGCGTTCCTCATTTATCTCTACCAAGTCCTAGTCATGGGCTCTGTCGGCTCCCTGATCGGAGTAGCAATAGGAACTAGTCTCCAATTGTTCATGCCTGGTTGGGTAGAAGGTCTCGTTCCTTTTTCGATCCAAACACGGTTCTACTGGCTCACCGCTCTTGAAGGCCTTTTCATTGGAATAGTCGTCACGCTGCTCTTTTCTTTGTTGCCGCTGCTCTCGATATTGAAGGTTTCTCCCCTCAATTCGATCCGCTCGGAATTCGAATCAGAGAATGACCAAAAAGGCCTGTTAGTCAAAAGCTCCCTCTATGGCTTGATCACTTTGTTCTTGTTTTCCTTTTCTTACTTTCAAATTAGAGAATGGGATCAAGCAGCAATTTTCATCGGAGGCCTGCTGGTGACCTTTGTTTTACTTTGGGCCTTATCCAAAGGTCTGATTTATCTAGCCAAAATCACTAGCTCCCCCAGCTGGAGTTTTCTCTTCCGTCATGGAGTAGCCAACCTCCACCGCCCCAAAAACCAAACGGGTCTACTCATCATCACAGTAGGTATGTGCACCATGCTCATCTCTATCATGTATTTTTCGCGACACGTACTGCTCGATCAGATTACCCTTGCGGGAAGCAAAGAACGTCCCAACATGGTACTCTTCGATATTCAAACACATCAAAAAGATGAGATCGAGAAGGTGATCATGGATTTTGACTTACCCGTTGTACAAAATGTACCTGTAGTAACGATGCGTCTTCTCGAATACAATGGGATCACCAAAAAAGAAGCCAGCCAGGACTCAACTTTGGAAATCCCGGACTGGCTCTACAACCGAGAGTACCGAGTGACTTTCCGAGACAGCTTGATCAGTTCCGAGACCCTCACCGAGGGCCAGTTACGTACCCACCAACCCAACGATTCTATTTTCATCTCTGTAGACGAGGGATTTGCCGAGAGGCGAAAATGGAAGCTTGGAGATAAAATTATATTTAATGTACAGGGCGCATTGATGAAAACCTATATCGGCAGCTTTAGAAAAATAGACTGGCGCAGGATACAAACTAATTTTCTCGTACTTTTTCCTACAGGGATACTCGAAGAAGCCCCGCAGTTTCATGTGCTCGTCACCAAAGTGAAGGACAATCAACAATCCGCGAGCTTCCAACAAACCATCGTCAAGCACTTTCCCAATATATCAATCATCGATCTCGAACTCGTCCTACAAACCGTCGAAGAAGTGCTCACCAAAATTTCGTTTGTCATCCAATTCATGGCCCTGATCTCCGTACTCACAGGGCTACTCGTACTCATCAACTCCATCGTTTTGAGCAAATCCCAGCGAATCAAGGACAGTGTGCTCTTGCGAACCCTAGGAGCCAAATCCAAACATATCATGAGTGTCATCGCCATAGAATACATCGCTCTAGGTCTCATCGCAGCAACCACAGGTCTGCTGACCGCTCACCTCTTGACATGGGTCCTCTCTGTCACTCTATTTGAAGCCGAGTACACAATCGATTTTGCCTCGACGGGCTATCTACTTCTTGTGGTGACTTTCTCCACATTGGGGATGGGATTACTCAATATGCGACCAGTTCTGAACGAAACGCCACTCACTATACTAAGAAGAGAAAGCTAA
- a CDS encoding nuclear transport factor 2 family protein, whose protein sequence is MKMHPLAALLLFFTLLQCSPPPKPDVPTLTTTETAIRQVVLDLFQAMYDGDSSRAHDLFQTDAKLYTIYLRNDSTQFHRGEVSQFLTAIGTAHEFKWIEKSWNYKISVDGGLGQVWCDYAFFAGDSFSHCGVDAFQLVHTTEGWRIFSLADTRRKEACIFPTGAYFEPK, encoded by the coding sequence ATGAAAATGCATCCCCTTGCCGCACTACTCTTATTCTTCACGTTGTTACAATGTAGCCCTCCTCCCAAGCCCGACGTTCCTACACTGACTACAACTGAAACAGCGATTCGCCAAGTTGTACTCGACCTCTTTCAAGCCATGTATGACGGAGATAGTAGCCGTGCTCATGATTTGTTTCAAACGGACGCCAAACTCTACACGATCTACCTTCGAAACGATTCGACCCAATTTCATAGAGGCGAGGTTTCTCAGTTTCTAACAGCCATAGGTACAGCCCACGAATTCAAATGGATCGAAAAATCATGGAACTACAAAATCTCCGTAGATGGAGGGTTGGGGCAGGTCTGGTGTGATTATGCCTTCTTTGCTGGTGACAGCTTCAGTCATTGTGGTGTAGATGCCTTTCAGCTCGTACATACAACAGAGGGTTGGAGGATCTTTTCTCTCGCAGATACTCGGCGCAAAGAAGCATGTATCTTCCCTACAGGAGCCTATTTTGAACCAAAATAG
- a CDS encoding glutamine synthetase beta-grasp domain-containing protein, translating into MAKSKLEYIWLDGYQPTQSLRSKTKVVSDFSGKLEDCPEWSFDGSSTQQAEGGSSDCILKPVYICPDPAIENGYLVMTEVLNADGTPHESNGRATIDDQDDDFWFGFEQEYFLMDPETKLPVGFPAGGYPAPQGPYYCGVGGQNVFGRDFKDEHLDLCIAAGLNIEGTNGEVAAGQWEWQIFAKGAQQAGDEIWIGRYLMERLSEQYGLYIEYHPKPLGATDWNGSGMHANFSNTYLRTAASEEKIKKVCEAFRSVVDEHIAVYGAYNDQRLTGLHETAAITDFSYGVSDRGASIRIPLYTKNKGWSGYLEDRRPASNADPYKVAARIIKTVKTVG; encoded by the coding sequence ATGGCAAAATCAAAATTAGAGTATATCTGGCTAGATGGATACCAGCCTACTCAATCTCTTAGAAGTAAAACCAAAGTTGTATCAGATTTTAGCGGTAAGCTAGAGGATTGTCCTGAGTGGTCATTTGACGGTTCATCAACCCAGCAAGCAGAAGGCGGTTCTTCTGATTGTATTTTGAAGCCAGTCTATATATGTCCAGATCCAGCAATCGAAAACGGTTACTTGGTGATGACTGAGGTATTGAATGCTGACGGTACTCCACACGAATCTAATGGTAGAGCTACTATCGACGATCAAGATGATGACTTCTGGTTTGGGTTTGAGCAAGAGTACTTCTTGATGGATCCAGAGACTAAATTGCCTGTTGGATTCCCAGCTGGTGGATACCCTGCTCCTCAGGGACCATACTACTGTGGTGTAGGAGGACAAAATGTATTCGGTAGAGACTTCAAAGACGAGCATCTCGATCTATGTATCGCTGCTGGTTTGAATATCGAAGGAACTAACGGTGAAGTAGCTGCTGGACAGTGGGAGTGGCAAATATTTGCCAAAGGTGCACAGCAAGCAGGTGACGAGATTTGGATCGGAAGATACTTGATGGAGAGATTGTCTGAGCAGTACGGATTGTACATCGAGTACCACCCGAAACCACTAGGTGCTACAGACTGGAACGGTTCGGGAATGCACGCCAACTTCTCTAATACCTACTTGAGAACTGCGGCATCAGAAGAGAAAATCAAGAAAGTATGTGAAGCTTTCAGAAGCGTAGTAGATGAGCATATCGCTGTTTATGGTGCATACAACGATCAGAGATTGACTGGATTGCACGAGACTGCTGCGATCACTGACTTCTCATACGGTGTGTCTGATAGAGGAGCGTCTATTCGTATTCCTCTTTACACAAAGAACAAAGGATGGTCAGGTTATCTAGAAGATAGAAGACCAGCTTCTAACGCTGATCCGTACAAAGTAGCAGCAAGAATTATCAAAACAGTGAAGACTGTAGGATAA